The sequence below is a genomic window from Brevibacillus agri.
CCGGCAAGTGACCAGATCGAACGTTTCGGACAGAAACGGCAGCGCCTCTGCGTCGGCCTGGACGTACAAAATGTTCGGCGCTTGCTCGTTCGCCTGCGCTGCCGCCGCAAGCATCGGGCGGGTCAGATCGGTCGCGACCACAAGCTCGACAAGCGGTGCCAGCGTGCGGGCAACATGCCCTCCCCCCGTGGCGATATCGAGCACCTTCCAGCTTGTTTGCGGCGAAAGCCACTCGATCATAAGCGGCAAATCCGCTCCTTGCGCGTGGGTTTTGCTCTGCACGTACTCCTGTGCGTTTTTCCCGAATTGCTGCTGCACGGCCTGTTTTACTTCCTGATTTTTGTCCATACTCCCACCTCCTGCTCGTATTTTATGCCAATTTTTGTTGGCTTTGTTATAGAATATGGTTAACCAGTTATCGAGTTTTTGAATAGGAGGGTTTCTTGTGGACAAAGAAAGCCTGGAAGTTTTTTTGACGATCGCTCATCACGGGTCGATCAATCGTGCGGCACAGGCGTTGTTTCTCGCCCAATCGACCTTGACGCATCGGCTCAAGCAGTTGGAGCGGCAAATCGGCAGCCCGCTGTTTGTGCGGACCGCCTCCGGTGTGAGCTTGACGGGGGAAGGACGCCGCCTGCTGCCGATCGCGGCGAACATCGTGGAGCAGATGCGTTCGTTCATGGAGCAAAAAGAACAGGTGAAATCCATGACGATTGTCGCCGGAAAAGCGTTTGTCGCCTACGAGCTGCCCCGCCTGATCGGCGAATACCGCCAGGCGAACCCCGGCTTTACCTGTTACGTCCGCTCGACACTGTACGAGGAGTCGCTCAGCGCCCTGTTGACAGGCACCGCCGATATCGCCTTTCTCGGCAGCGAGATGTACCATCCGCACATCCACCAGGAATTTTTGCCAAGCGACCGCATCTTGCTCGTCATGGCACCCGAGCATCCCTGGGCCAGCCGCTTTCCGGGCTTTGCGAGCTGGGGCGCGCAGGAAATGATTTTGTTCGGCAACCATACCGCCCCCTACCGCCAGCGCATCGATCATTTTCTCGCGCGAAACGGCGTGTTTCCCAACGTCATCATGGAGCTGGACAGCTTCAGCGCGGTCAAAAAAATGGTGGAACGCCAGCTCGGGATCACAATGCTGCCGGAACGAACGATCCTGCGCGAACTGGCGGAAGGCAGGCTCGTCGCCCACGACATCGCGGAAGGCACGCTGCAGCGCCCAACTCTCATCGCCTATTTGCATCAAAAAAAAGAGGACGAAGCTTTTCAGCAATTCGTCCAATGGATCAAAGATGCTTATTGATGCAAAGTAAAGACTGTCAATTCGGGTCGGCACAAAAAACGGACAGGCAAAATCGTCGTCCCCAGCCCTCTGTTCACGTACACTGGCATCTGGTTGTCGCCTGCGCGGTACAAGCCTTTGACGTACTTCGCCGCAAGCTTGGGCGTCAGGACATGCCCGACAAACGGCAACCGCACCTGCCCGCCGTGGCTGTGCCCGGACAGTTGCAAATCGACAGGATAGCGAGCCGCTTCATCCGCAAAGTCCGGCTCGTGCGCCAAAAGGATGACGCTGGCCGCCTCCGGAATCCCGACCAGCGCCTTCGGCAGATCAGGCACGCCGTTCAGCGCGTCGTCGATTCCGGCTATGTACAAACTGTCGCCATTTTTGCCGACCGCCACATGTCGGTTGTCCAACACCTCAAAACCAGCGGCAGCCCAGCCTTGGCGAATCGCATGCTGCTGGCCCGCCCGGTAGTCGTGGTTGCCCAGCACCGCAAATTTTCCAAGCGGCGCCTGCAACTCGGCCAGCATCGGAACAGCCGCGGAAAACGACTGTGTCTCCAGGTCCACGATATCGCCGGTAAAGCAGATCATATCCGGCTGCTCGTTTTGAATCAAGTCGAGAATGCCTTGCAGTTGCTCGGGCTTGCAATAGTGCCCCAGGTGGACGTCGCTGAACTGTACCAGCTTGCAGCCGTCGAAGCTTTTCGAAAGTCGCGGCAGCGAAAGCGTCACCCGCTCGATTTGCAGCCAGGTGCGCTCCCATGCATAGCCGTATGTACCTGCCACAAGCCCGAGCCCCACCAATCCTCCCAGCCACTTCATCGAACGATGCAAAAAGGTTCGACGTGAGACTGTGACAAGCTTTGGATCATTCACTAGCTTCCGTTCGCTCGTAGCCATTTACGACGACATCCAGGCGCCCTGTCTCCGGATCGAT
It includes:
- a CDS encoding metallophosphoesterase, translated to MGLGLVAGTYGYAWERTWLQIERVTLSLPRLSKSFDGCKLVQFSDVHLGHYCKPEQLQGILDLIQNEQPDMICFTGDIVDLETQSFSAAVPMLAELQAPLGKFAVLGNHDYRAGQQHAIRQGWAAAGFEVLDNRHVAVGKNGDSLYIAGIDDALNGVPDLPKALVGIPEAASVILLAHEPDFADEAARYPVDLQLSGHSHGGQVRLPFVGHVLTPKLAAKYVKGLYRAGDNQMPVYVNRGLGTTILPVRFLCRPELTVFTLHQ
- a CDS encoding LysR family transcriptional regulator: MDKESLEVFLTIAHHGSINRAAQALFLAQSTLTHRLKQLERQIGSPLFVRTASGVSLTGEGRRLLPIAANIVEQMRSFMEQKEQVKSMTIVAGKAFVAYELPRLIGEYRQANPGFTCYVRSTLYEESLSALLTGTADIAFLGSEMYHPHIHQEFLPSDRILLVMAPEHPWASRFPGFASWGAQEMILFGNHTAPYRQRIDHFLARNGVFPNVIMELDSFSAVKKMVERQLGITMLPERTILRELAEGRLVAHDIAEGTLQRPTLIAYLHQKKEDEAFQQFVQWIKDAY